A section of the Pseudomonas lini genome encodes:
- a CDS encoding AraC family transcriptional regulator encodes MLHSHLTTLNAVSLVLNTFKAEGLSSDALLAGSGINAADLSRADTRITTNQEMLVCANAVALRHDIGLELGRRMHVSSYGMLGYALLTSATLGDALRLGLHYPALLGTLFELSLEEDGERIWLTAGDYRENPALAPFNVEFCLVSMKVTCEDLLGHPLPLLGARFEHPAPDYHARYAERFDCPLQFEAVSNAFAFDKHWLEQPLPLADAITHQAMAERCRKQNTEFTGRQAWLGRIRQLLAAQLSAAPGLDGLAEQLNCSARTLRRHLKGLGCSYQELLDELRFEQAKRMLCEDQLPIYRIAEALGFSETASFRHAFVRWSGVAPSQFRP; translated from the coding sequence ATGCTCCACTCCCATCTCACCACCCTCAACGCCGTCTCCCTGGTACTCAACACCTTCAAGGCCGAAGGCCTGTCGAGCGATGCATTGCTGGCCGGCAGCGGCATCAATGCGGCGGATCTGAGCCGGGCGGATACGCGTATTACCACCAACCAAGAGATGCTGGTTTGCGCCAACGCCGTCGCGTTACGCCACGATATCGGCTTGGAGTTGGGCCGGCGGATGCACGTTTCCTCCTACGGCATGCTCGGGTACGCCTTACTCACCAGCGCCACTTTGGGTGACGCCTTGCGGTTGGGGCTGCACTATCCGGCGCTATTGGGAACACTGTTCGAGTTGAGCCTGGAAGAAGATGGCGAACGCATCTGGCTCACCGCCGGCGACTATCGGGAGAATCCGGCGCTGGCGCCGTTCAATGTCGAGTTTTGCCTGGTCTCTATGAAAGTCACCTGCGAAGACTTGCTCGGCCACCCTCTGCCTCTGCTCGGAGCCCGCTTCGAACACCCGGCGCCGGACTATCACGCGCGCTACGCCGAGCGTTTCGACTGCCCCTTGCAGTTCGAGGCAGTATCCAATGCCTTTGCCTTCGATAAACACTGGCTCGAACAACCACTGCCTCTGGCCGACGCCATTACGCACCAGGCCATGGCCGAGCGTTGCCGCAAGCAAAACACCGAATTCACCGGGCGTCAGGCCTGGCTCGGGCGTATCCGCCAACTACTCGCGGCGCAACTGAGCGCGGCGCCGGGCCTGGATGGGTTGGCCGAACAGCTGAACTGCTCGGCGCGCACGCTACGTCGACATCTGAAGGGCCTGGGTTGCAGCTATCAGGAACTGCTCGATGAGTTGCGCTTCGAGCAGGCCAAGCGAATGCTCTGCGAAGATCAATTGCCGATTTATCGAATTGCCGAGGCGTTGGGGTTCAGCGAGACCGCGAGCTTCCGCCATGCGTTTGTGCGCTGGAGTGGCGTGGCGCCCAGCCAGTTCCGGCCGTGA
- a CDS encoding histone deacetylase family protein: MLTIYSDDHHLHHGRCELMDGQLMPCFEMPSRADHVLARVQYRRLGPVEAPEDFGLGPIERVHSRDYLDFFKGAWARWTEFKTDGDLLPYTWPARTLRRIMPTSLHGQLGYYSFDGGAPITAGTWQAAYSASQVALTAQAVIQRGARSAFALCRPPGHHAASDLMGGYCYLNNAAIAAQAFLDQGHKKVAILDVDYHHGNGTQSIFYERSDVLFTSIHGHPEAEFPFFLGYEDERGEGPGEGFNFNYPLPAGSGWDRWSAALEQACKEIEKYGADIIVVSLGVDTFKDDPISQFKLDSPDYLAMGARIAGLGKPTLFVMEGGYAVEEIGINAVNVLEGFESAQRN, encoded by the coding sequence ATGCTGACGATCTACTCGGACGATCACCACCTGCACCACGGTCGTTGTGAATTGATGGACGGGCAATTGATGCCCTGCTTCGAGATGCCCTCGCGGGCCGACCATGTGCTGGCACGCGTGCAGTACCGCCGTCTCGGCCCGGTCGAGGCGCCGGAGGACTTCGGCCTCGGGCCGATCGAGCGCGTCCACAGCCGCGACTACCTCGACTTCTTCAAAGGAGCCTGGGCGCGCTGGACCGAATTCAAAACAGACGGCGACTTGCTGCCCTATACCTGGCCGGCCCGCACCTTGCGCCGGATCATGCCCACCAGCCTGCACGGCCAGCTCGGCTATTACAGCTTCGACGGCGGCGCACCGATTACCGCCGGCACCTGGCAAGCGGCGTACAGCGCGTCGCAAGTTGCCCTCACGGCTCAAGCGGTGATCCAGCGTGGAGCGCGCAGTGCCTTCGCCTTGTGCCGTCCACCGGGACACCATGCCGCCAGCGACTTGATGGGCGGTTATTGTTACCTCAACAACGCCGCCATCGCCGCTCAGGCTTTCCTCGATCAAGGCCACAAAAAGGTCGCGATCCTCGATGTCGATTACCACCACGGCAACGGTACCCAATCGATTTTCTACGAGCGCAGCGATGTGCTCTTCACCTCGATCCATGGTCATCCGGAAGCCGAGTTTCCCTTCTTCCTCGGCTACGAAGACGAACGCGGTGAAGGCCCTGGCGAAGGGTTCAACTTCAACTACCCTTTGCCCGCCGGGTCGGGCTGGGACCGTTGGAGCGCGGCGCTGGAGCAGGCCTGCAAAGAGATCGAAAAGTACGGCGCCGACATCATCGTCGTGTCTCTGGGTGTGGATACATTCAAGGACGACCCGATCTCCCAATTCAAACTCGACAGCCCGGATTACCTGGCGATGGGCGCGCGCATCGCGGGCCTCGGCAAGCCGACGCTGTTCGTGATGGAAGGCGGTTACGCGGTGGAAGAAATCGGCATCAATGCCGTGAACGTTCTCGAAGGTTTTGAAAGTGCCCAGAGGAATTAG
- a CDS encoding asparaginase — MNPSTFPAAQHVMVLYTGGTIGMQASAHGLAPASGFEARMREYLHSQPELVIPQWRFREMSPLIDSANMTPAYWQQLREAVVDAVDVQGCDSVLILHGTDTLAYSAAAMSFQLLGLHARVCFTGSMLPAGVTDSDAWENLSGALVALGQGLAPGVHLYFHGELLDPTRCAKVRSFGRHPFKRLERQGGGVKASSIPEPLNYNQPKQLAKVAVLPLFPGIGADQLDGLLNSGIQGLVLECYGSGTGPSDNPEFLASLERARDKGVVVVAVTQCHEGGVQLDVYEAGSRLRDAGVLSGGGMTREAAFGKLHGLLGAGLETAEVRRLVELDLCGELS, encoded by the coding sequence ATGAACCCTTCGACTTTTCCTGCCGCCCAGCACGTCATGGTGCTGTACACCGGTGGCACCATCGGCATGCAAGCCAGTGCCCACGGCCTGGCCCCGGCGTCCGGTTTCGAAGCGCGGATGCGCGAGTATCTGCACAGCCAACCCGAACTGGTGATACCGCAGTGGCGCTTTCGCGAGATGTCGCCGCTGATCGACAGCGCCAACATGACGCCCGCCTACTGGCAGCAACTGCGTGAAGCGGTGGTCGATGCCGTTGATGTCCAGGGCTGCGACAGCGTGTTGATCCTGCACGGCACCGACACCCTGGCCTACAGCGCCGCGGCCATGAGCTTTCAATTGCTCGGTCTGCACGCCCGCGTGTGCTTCACCGGTTCGATGCTGCCGGCCGGCGTGACCGACAGCGATGCCTGGGAAAACCTCAGCGGTGCGTTGGTTGCTCTTGGCCAGGGCCTCGCACCGGGCGTTCATCTGTACTTCCACGGTGAACTGCTCGACCCGACCCGTTGCGCCAAGGTTCGCAGCTTCGGTCGTCATCCATTCAAGCGACTGGAGCGTCAGGGTGGCGGCGTGAAAGCGTCTTCGATACCTGAGCCGCTGAACTACAACCAGCCTAAACAGTTGGCGAAGGTCGCGGTGCTGCCGCTGTTCCCGGGCATCGGTGCCGATCAACTGGATGGCCTGCTCAACAGCGGTATTCAGGGTCTGGTGCTGGAATGTTATGGCAGCGGTACCGGGCCAAGCGACAACCCCGAGTTTCTCGCCAGCCTGGAACGGGCCCGGGACAAAGGTGTGGTGGTGGTCGCGGTGACGCAATGTCATGAAGGTGGCGTGCAGCTCGACGTGTACGAGGCAGGCAGCCGCTTGCGTGACGCCGGTGTGTTGTCCGGTGGCGGCATGACTCGCGAGGCGGCGTTTGGCAAGTTGCATGGGTTGCTGGGCGCAGGGCTTGAGACGGCTGAAGTTCGGCGGTTGGTTGAACTCGACCTGTGCGGCGAACTGAGCTGA
- the aspA gene encoding aspartate ammonia-lyase produces the protein MSSAASFRTEKDLLGVLEVPAQAYYGIQTLRAVNNFRLSGVPISHYPKLVVGLAMVKQAAADANRELGHLSDAKHAAISEACARLIRGDFHEEFVVDMIQGGAGTSTNMNANEVIANIALEAMGHSKGEYQYLHPNNDVNMAQSTNDAYPTAIRLGLLLGHDALLASLDSLIQSFAAKGEEFSHVLKMGRTQLQDAVPMTLGQEFRAFATTLSEDLARLKTLAPELLTEVNLGGTAIGTGINADPRYQALAVQRLATISGQPLVPAADLIEATSDMGAFVLFSGMLKRTAVKLSKICNDLRLLSSGPRTGINEINLPARQPGSSIMPGKVNPVIPEAVNQVAFQIIGNDLALTIAAEGGQLQLNVMEPLIAFKIFDSIRLLQRAMDMLREHCIVGITANEERCRELVEHSIGLVTALNPYIGYENATRIARIALESGRGVLELVREEGLLDEEMLADILRPENMIAPRLVPLKA, from the coding sequence ATGTCCTCCGCTGCATCTTTCCGCACAGAAAAAGACCTGCTTGGCGTACTCGAAGTACCTGCTCAAGCGTATTACGGCATCCAGACCCTGCGAGCGGTGAACAACTTCCGCCTCTCGGGCGTTCCGATTTCGCATTACCCGAAACTGGTTGTCGGTCTGGCAATGGTCAAACAGGCCGCCGCTGACGCCAACCGCGAGTTGGGTCACCTGAGCGACGCCAAGCACGCTGCCATCAGCGAAGCCTGTGCCCGATTGATCCGCGGTGATTTCCACGAAGAATTCGTGGTGGACATGATTCAAGGCGGCGCTGGCACTTCAACCAACATGAATGCCAACGAAGTCATCGCCAACATCGCGCTGGAGGCCATGGGCCACAGCAAGGGCGAATATCAGTACCTGCATCCGAACAACGACGTGAACATGGCGCAGTCGACCAACGACGCCTACCCGACCGCGATCCGTCTGGGTCTGCTGCTGGGTCACGACGCACTGTTGGCCAGCCTCGACAGCCTGATCCAGTCGTTTGCCGCCAAAGGTGAAGAATTCAGCCACGTCCTGAAGATGGGTCGTACCCAACTGCAAGACGCCGTGCCGATGACCCTGGGCCAGGAATTCCGCGCTTTCGCCACCACCCTGAGCGAAGACCTGGCGCGCCTGAAGACCCTGGCACCTGAGTTGCTGACCGAAGTGAATCTGGGCGGCACCGCGATCGGTACCGGCATCAACGCTGACCCGCGTTATCAAGCCCTGGCCGTTCAGCGTCTGGCAACGATCAGCGGTCAACCGCTGGTGCCGGCTGCCGACCTGATCGAGGCCACCTCCGACATGGGCGCCTTCGTGCTGTTCTCCGGCATGCTCAAGCGCACCGCAGTCAAGCTGTCGAAAATCTGCAACGACCTGCGCCTGCTGTCCAGCGGTCCACGCACCGGCATCAACGAAATCAACCTGCCAGCACGTCAGCCAGGCAGCTCGATCATGCCAGGCAAGGTCAACCCGGTTATCCCGGAAGCCGTGAACCAGGTGGCGTTCCAGATCATCGGCAACGACTTGGCCCTGACCATCGCGGCCGAAGGTGGCCAGTTGCAACTGAACGTGATGGAGCCGCTGATCGCCTTCAAGATCTTCGACTCGATCCGCCTGCTGCAACGCGCCATGGACATGCTGCGCGAACACTGCATCGTCGGCATCACCGCCAACGAAGAGCGCTGCCGTGAACTGGTCGAGCATTCGATTGGCCTGGTCACCGCGCTGAACCCGTACATCGGTTATGAAAACGCAACCCGCATTGCCCGTATCGCCCTTGAGAGCGGCCGCGGCGTGCTGGAACTGGTGCGTGAAGAAGGCTTGCTCGACGAAGAAATGCTCGCCGACATCCTGCGTCCGGAAAACATGATTGCTCCGCGTCTGGTGCCTCTGAAGGCTTAA
- a CDS encoding alanine/glycine:cation symporter family protein, with translation MLEVINDFLSGKVLIVLIVGLGSYFTIRSRFVQFRHFFHMFAVFRDSLKSSAGQLSSFQALMLSLAGRVGAGNIAGVGIAVTLGGPGAVFWMWVTALVGMSSSFFECSLGQLYKRCDSEGQFRGGPSFYIQHGLQKRWLGMIMAFLLLITFGFAFNGLQAHAVTHSLNNAFGLDTTYTGLGLAVLLGLVFIGGIKRIAKVADLLVPVKTLVYIGVTIYVIVLQFDHVPGMLMTIVKSAFGLDQAFGGLIGSAIVMGVKRGVFANEAGLGSAPNVAAVASVEHPVSQGVVQAFSVFLDTFVICTCTALLILLSGFYTPGFEGDGIALTQNSLAAVVGEWGRMFISVALALFVFTSILYNYYLGENNLRFMIGENRKALIAYRALVLVLIFWGAIENLSTVFAFADITMTLLAFVNLIALFLLFKVGMRILRDYDDQRAAGIKTPVFDSSKFPDLDLDLKAWPANPPAAAPTAAAEPQGVTAAQR, from the coding sequence ATGCTCGAAGTCATCAACGACTTCCTCTCAGGGAAAGTACTGATCGTGCTCATTGTCGGGCTCGGTAGCTACTTCACGATCCGCTCGCGTTTCGTTCAGTTCCGCCATTTCTTTCACATGTTCGCGGTCTTCCGCGACAGCCTGAAAAGCAGCGCTGGCCAGCTCAGCTCATTCCAGGCCCTGATGCTCAGCCTCGCCGGCCGCGTCGGTGCGGGTAACATCGCCGGTGTCGGTATTGCCGTGACCCTTGGTGGCCCCGGTGCGGTGTTCTGGATGTGGGTGACCGCGCTGGTCGGCATGTCCAGCAGCTTCTTCGAATGCTCCCTCGGCCAGCTCTATAAGCGCTGCGACTCCGAAGGTCAGTTCCGCGGCGGCCCATCCTTTTACATTCAGCACGGCCTGCAGAAACGCTGGCTGGGGATGATCATGGCGTTCCTGCTGCTGATCACCTTTGGCTTTGCCTTCAACGGCCTGCAAGCCCACGCCGTAACCCACTCGCTGAACAATGCCTTCGGCCTCGACACCACGTACACCGGGCTGGGCCTGGCGGTATTGTTGGGTCTGGTGTTCATCGGCGGTATCAAGCGGATTGCCAAGGTCGCTGACCTGCTGGTACCAGTGAAAACCCTGGTGTACATCGGCGTGACCATCTACGTGATCGTGCTGCAGTTCGACCACGTTCCGGGCATGTTGATGACCATCGTCAAAAGCGCCTTCGGTCTGGACCAGGCGTTCGGCGGCCTGATCGGCAGCGCCATCGTCATGGGCGTGAAGCGCGGCGTGTTCGCCAACGAAGCAGGCCTGGGCAGTGCGCCGAACGTCGCCGCTGTGGCCTCGGTCGAGCATCCGGTTTCGCAAGGTGTGGTTCAGGCGTTCAGCGTGTTCCTCGACACCTTCGTGATCTGCACCTGCACCGCATTGCTGATCCTGCTGTCGGGCTTCTACACCCCGGGCTTCGAAGGCGACGGCATTGCCCTGACCCAGAACTCCCTGGCTGCCGTAGTCGGTGAGTGGGGTCGGATGTTCATCTCCGTGGCTCTGGCGCTGTTCGTATTCACCTCGATTCTCTACAACTACTATCTGGGCGAGAACAACCTGCGCTTCATGATCGGCGAAAACCGCAAGGCACTGATCGCCTATCGCGCGCTGGTACTGGTACTGATCTTCTGGGGTGCCATCGAAAACCTCAGCACGGTGTTCGCGTTCGCCGACATCACCATGACCCTGCTGGCGTTCGTGAACCTGATTGCGCTGTTCCTGCTGTTCAAGGTCGGCATGCGCATCCTGCGTGACTACGATGACCAGCGTGCTGCCGGCATCAAGACCCCAGTGTTCGATTCGAGCAAGTTCCCGGATCTGGACCTGGACCTGAAAGCCTGGCCAGCCAATCCGCCAGCCGCCGCTCCTACGGCCGCAGCCGAGCCGCAAGGCGTGACCGCAGCGCAACGCTGA